Below is a genomic region from Hemiscyllium ocellatum isolate sHemOce1 chromosome 24, sHemOce1.pat.X.cur, whole genome shotgun sequence.
ctgataaatcttttctgggccctctccagtttaaacaatatccttcccataacagggcAGCCAGAACTGCACAAGAAAAGGCCTCAGTGACTCTCACTATTCTGTATGATAAGTAATTTTACTACAAAGTAGTTCAGTAGCTGTGAACACTTTTGGTTGTGTGAAAGTGAGAAAGATGCCATTTTAGCTCACACTCTTCATTTTCCTTCTTTGAATGTGCTGCTTCTTCCCAAACCAACATTTCCCACTGACGCTGCACTCTTTTACTGAGTTACACAGACAGCCAAAGCACAAGGCACGAGGACAGTGTCTGAATGATTGAATACATGATTATTTTCTCCTCCATTTGCCAAGCAACTGGATGAAAGTTCGAGGAAAGCTAAGCTGGATAATTAGTATTCCCCCTGTCTAATTGATCTCGTACACTCTCCATAGAAGTGATAAATAAACTGCAACCAATTCAAGACATCCTTTGGTAAACCAGGGCACTGACAGGCATACGTTCTCAAGCCGATTAATAATTAACAGCTTACATTTGAAAACTTGTCAACTCACTTTTAAAAAGACAACTGGCTTCCTACCCAACACATGTATCAGTGAAAAGCCATCAGGTCATTATCCCATAGGTTGGAAACCTGGGTCAAGGTTCTAAAGCAGGGATAGTATGAAGCAAAAGGACCCAGATCCTTGTCAGCTCTGGGTAGAACCCGTACCTCTGACAAAAACAGATTATCCCATTCTTCTGGTTATAAACGAATTGTTGTTTGTGGAAGCTTATTGTAAACAAATTGGCTGCAATGTTTTTATAGTAgaatagtgactacacttcaaaacatTTCTTGGTTGTAAAGAATCTAATgttgctatacaaatgcaacttTCCCCTATGCAGATATTCCCTGCCTCAAGGCCATCATCAGCATGACCAATAATACAAACCCTGTGGTCAACTGCTGAAATGGTTAATCACCTGCCTTCTGTACCCTGAAAAACTGGTGTCTGTGGTTACCAGGTAATAAACTGTTATTTCAAAGCTTCTCTCTACTGTTTCCCATCTGAGCTTTCCCACCACACTGTCTTTGACTGTTCACCTGTTGATCAGCACAAAGTTGAACGTGTGTCCTGTAGCCTGCGTTACTCGGGCTCTGATCATCTCCAGCACGGGAAGCCAGGGCTTAGGGGCCAGGGTCACCCCTGAGTAAGTGTAGGTCAAGCCAAGGTCCCCATATGTCACCTGTTTACGTGGAATATTGTGCCATTTGCCAAACACTTGCACTTTGGTCTGTTCAccttggaaaaaaaaagaacaatcttCAGAAAAGAAACTGGAGTCAAGACACAAAtcataacatttacaccaatggGCTAACTTTGTCAATATGGTGagctaatggtattattgctagactattaatccagacacccaggtaattttttttaagattagattagaatccctacagtgtggaaacaggcccttcagcccaactagttcacagtgaccctccgaagagtgacccacccagacccatttccctctgactaacgcacctagttgtatgggcaattttgcatggtcaattcacctgacctgcacatctttgggccgtgagaggaaaccggagcacccggaggaaacccacgcagacacggggagaatgttcaaactccacatgttctggggacatggattccaATCCCATCATGGCCAACAGTGAAGTTCAAATTAAATAGAGATTTGGACTTGGCAGTCTAATGCTAACCGTGAAATcattatcaattgtcagaaaaacccatctaagTTACTAATgatcttttgggaaggaaatgagtcattcttatctggtctggcctacttgtgactccagacccaaagcaacttAACTGCCTCCTGGGCAACGAGGGATGGGCCTAACCAGCAccacccatatcctgtgaatgttttttttttaaaaagttgctttCCCAATGTTGGTTTAATCAACTCCATGTCTCTTTTACGAAGAATCAGGATTTTTTTCCTCAGAAGTGTAGTTGCCAATGTTTGAAACAGTACAATAATCAAGGTCAGGAACAAGTGAGGACCatagatgcaggagatcagagtcgggagtgtggtgctggaaaagcacagcaggacaggcagcatctgaggagtagggcttaagcctgaaacatcaattcccctgctcctcagatgctgcctgacctgctgtgcttttccagcaccacactcttgacaataATCAAAGTCAAACTTTCAACTATGAAAGACTTGAGAGTTGACTTTGGGCTAATTGCAATGAGGGGAAAGCAGAAATACTACTTTCAACTGTGAATGTTAGTTAAGGGACCACAGCACAGAGATCTGGAAACTTCTTTATTGTGTAGGAACAGGAACTGACGTTGTGAAAGTATCTTCAACATCTAAGGCAGGCAATAAGTTAAAAAGAACTTTCCTGAGCGTGCAAGCATGGTTTAAAACAAGTGTTTGCCATAGATCctttctcagaaaagtaagaataCAGTACGTGTGAAATTCTCACAGCTGTAAATATGATCTGCTAATTTCATAATATTACAatgatggaggagttcaaaagtTCAGGATAACCATGGCAGCAGAGTGATCACAAAAGATGGAGGGACAATGCTGGATCCACATTGTTATTTTATGCCCATCTCTTGATTTTAAGATGATTTATTTGTCATATGCTTGTAACATTTTTAACGTTAGAATTAGTAAAGGAGCTGTAAGTGAAATCCTGTACAACATTTACTCATATTGGAATTGTGAAATAACTCGAGTATGAGTAAATACTGTTGTCATAAAGTCCTGATCTCGCACTGTTACAGCAACAAGTGCTTGCATTCAAAGCAGAAACCCATCCAAGACAATGAAGAAATAGTGGAAGAACAATCACTGGAAACATTTCACCAACAACTGGGCAATACAGCATTTGAGATCTTTCCAGATCCATGAACTGAGATGGGTTGAATGACATCCCTCTTCAGCGATATCAAAACAACAGTCGCTCTAGCACTGGGTGGCAGGAAAGAACTGCTTTTAGCAGTATTCAACTTAAATGAGATGATACCCAATGTGTATCTGGTTTAAAAAACAGTAGAAGCCCTACAGAGCATGAGCCAGAGTTGCTGCTCAAGTCATACTGGTTTGTTTAAAGGGATTTGGGCTTTTATAAATTTGTTCCACTCCAATATCTTAATCTGTACCTGAAAAATATTCCAGCTCTTTCTCCAACTGCAAAAATATGTCATCCGCCTCTGATTTGGTGAATATCTTGGTATAATCACAGTTCAGTCCCTCTGCTCTCAGCTGCTTCCAAGAACATTCAGCATCTCTCAGCAAGACCTGCTCCTTTAAGGAGGGTGTCAGTTCTGTTAATTCACTTTCACCTGTCCTGCTTTTCAGTTTCTTCCTTGGACTCTCTGCCATTGGATCATTCACTGCTTTACGATCCATCTGCTTTTGGACCTCACACTGTTCCGACTTGGAATTGCCACAGTTCTTTGGTCGCCTGATGACAAACTTGTCCATCATTGCACCTGGTCACACTGAGCAGCACGATGGTGTTGAGTTAAAGTCGCCTTCAGTAGCAATCTATTCAGAAAACAGCACATGGCCATTATACACATGCCTGACTATAGTCTAAACTGCTTCAGTGCAGTATTTTGATTTGGCTTGTTTGTTTGTCCGTCCACTGGGATTCCTTGGAGTCATCAGTGGCATACTATCCACAAACCCTCCTtctacctatcccacctccatcgcccctccccctagtccctcctccctaccttttatctcagcctgcttggctctctctctcttattcctgatgaagggcttatgctcgaaacgtcgaattctctattcctgagatgctgcctaacctgctgtgctttgaccagcaacacatttgcagctgtgatctccagcatctgcagacctcattttttactatccaCAAACCAAGTCAGTGAACTAGATGAGGCATCCGCTCAATGCAATCCTGCTCCCACATCTCCActtactgaactcaaaacattaaatctgcctctcttcacagatactgccagaactaCTGGGTTTCTCTAGAAATTCCTGGTTTTGTTTCCGATCTTCAAAGTCCACAGTTATTTTAACCATGGTTACCTCTAAATAAAACTAAGTGGATAGAATATTAACACaagttgctagagaaactcagcaggtctgggtgcatctgtggcgagaaagcagagtcaacgtttcgaatccagaataactcttcttcagaatgcaaTCCCTCTAGCAACTTCTGATTGTATTTCAGATTTACTATATCCCCAATCTTCGTTTTATTCCAATGACATCATCTCGTGGGCAATTAATTGTCAACTACAGAACAGCCCCACTTTGAATTTTACTTCTCACTGAATTGAAGGCTACGGTTATTGCAAATTTATTTTGAATGCATGTTATTTCCTAACTTAAGCGGAATTTACCTTGATACTGAACTCCTCCTCCAAACCATATTCCAAAGGTTCACTTCCTCTTTCCTGTTTCAGAGCACGTGTCCAAGATCAGCGAATCAACGCCCAACTTTCCTCTAAATGAACCCAGGGACAGCAATGAATGAACCTCGTGattatttgttttaatgcaataaCAAGCGCTTTATCAAATAGTTTCGAATTCCACTCACAAACCCTCAATACTCCGTTGTAGCAAAATAGATTAATGTCATTGGAATTTATTTTGACAAACTATTTCAACGAGTTGAAAGTACAGATTTTTATTCCTCCACTTACATTCTTTTTCCATTGTTAAATCGattgaaataaatatattttaaacttgTAAGAGCTGATTACAAAGTACATGGGACATGTCACTAGTAGgggttttatttaattgagattgcaGTTATTCTCTAGGGAAGATGTGATATTTTGTGTAGGAGAAATGGTCTAATTGTCAGTAATTGTGCGAAACACATTTTGAGTGGTTTGCTATTTCTGTCGTGTTGATTCACAAAGTTTCCCCAGTTGGGTCGTTTCCGGGGGAGGGGAAGTTTGCTAAACGTTTTAGGTAGAAAACTTGTCCCCGCCCTCGGAATCTGGCGCGAAAAAAGCCATGCTAGTTAGACATCCTGAAAGGTAGCTGTGTCCGGGCTGAGCGTATTCAAAATTCTGAAAATATTAACTCATTTGGAGGGAAACGGTTCTTCAAAATGATCGGGCAGAAAACGATTGCGTCTTATTTCGGTCCCGTGGCTAAAAAAAGAACTTTGTCTGAGGCTTCAGAGGAAGGTGTTGAGAATGGGAAGGACCATTATCAAGAGGAGGTAATTAAAAAGTCATTTTGTTATTCTCTCTATACAATTGGTGCCAGGCCCGCTAAGCCTCTCCAGCACTGCATCGTTTTATTTCAGATCGTCAGCATTCGCAGTACTGTTTTTTAAGACATGATTTTTATAAAAAGTGTAAAATCGAAGCCAAATTGTGAATAAAATCGAGTATTCTGTTGCTCTAACATGAGTTTCAGATTAACCACACCTGCCTTTGAAGAGTTTGAACTTTTCTTGAGTGAGGAACGCTTTGACGTTTGAGTAATTTAGAAAGTTTTCAGTAAAAATTCCCCCGATTCAGTTTGTTTTTCCCCCAGCTAGCTAGTTATCTTCAGCTTAGTGTAATTTAAGGGCAGTTATAATAAATCTTTAATGTGGACTAATTTAGCAAATAGACAAACTAATTGGAGTTCGGAGGTTTACTGATAAATTTATCCATAAACCCATTTATATGGCAACATGAACTTGATGAATTACAGGTAATTTATTCTATTTAAAAGTGGCTTCTGGTTCTCCAAACATTTTGTTGTTATTTTCTTTGTCTTTGCGAATGTTTCCAGATAAAGTCTCAGTCTTTTCCTCCTTTTTAATCCGAAGTTGGCGGGAAAGATTGTTTGTGGAAGGGAATGTTACAAACAGGAGGCGGGGCCGACCAATGGGAGCGCGGAGGTGGGGCCGAAATGGAATGTGGCGAGCAGAAGGGGCGGGGTTTGTGAATATCTCCCGCGAAACTCCGCGGCTCCTGCCGGTTAGGATGAGGGTGCTGTGGTCACTCAGTGGCGCTGGGCCCCGGCTCTACCCCCGCTTGACCCGTCTGTTCTCTTTCGGTGACCAGGAACACAATGGCATGAGGACCCCGGTCAAGAAGCTGAAGGCTGGCCCGGACGGAGAGGTCGCGCCGGTGGTCAAGCCCAGCTCCCCGCTCAGCCCCGAGCAGCTGTCCCGCATCGAGAGGAACAAACAGGCGGCCCTGCAGAGACTCGCTGCCCGCAACGTGCCCCCGGGCTTTGGGGAGAGCTGGAAGAGCGAGCTGCTGATGGAGTTCAGCAAACCGTACTTTATCAAGGTTGGGAGGAGGAGGGCTTTTGTTTTCAATCGGCAACACCCTCCTCACACAACACAAGCCTGACACTTGCAGTTCCCAAGTAGAACTCTAACTAACTGCTAAGTTTGTCTCTCCACAGTATTccaggcctgctgaatttctACAACACTTTCCTGTCcctctttttaaatatttcaaccCGTCTTCGCTCTTTAAAATCTATACTCATTTTAAACCTGTGGTATTCCTCGCAgaaaccaaatcatccgtcgacatttccgccgcctccaaaaacatcccaccaccagggatatatttccctccccacccctttccgcaaagaccgttccctcctacctggtcaggtccacgcccccccccccccacgcctcaccctcccatcctggcactttcccctgccattgcaggaactgcaaagcctgtgcccacaccacctccctcacctctatccaaggcccttctataaaggagccttccacatccatcaaaattttaccttcacatccactaatatcatttattgtatccgttgctcacaatgcggtctcctctacactggggagactgggcgcctcctagcagagtgcttcagggaacatctctgggacacctgcaccaatcaaccacaccaccctgtggcccaacacttcaaatccccctcccactctgccgacgacgtggaggtcctgggcctccttcaccgccgccccctcaccaccagacgccaggaggaagaacacctcatcttctgccgtggaacacttcaaccccaaggcatcaatgtggactttgacagctccctcatttcccctttcccccacctcaccctagttccaaacttccagctcagtgtccccatgacttgtccaaacttgtcctacctgcctatctccttttccatctatccactccaccctctcctccctgatctatcaccttcattcccccccccccccccgcacttacccattgtactccatgctactttctccccaccctcctctagcttatctctccacgcttcaggctctctgcctttattcctgatgaagggcttttgtccgaaatgtcaatttcactgctccttggatgctgcctgaactgctgtgctcttccagcaccactaatccagtattcCTGTCTGTCTATTTCTAATAATTCATCAATTTCCAATGTTGGCACTCTCGCCAGTGATCTTTGACTTggttggggtggctcagtggttaaccctGCTGCCTCTCGGGGACCTGGGTTTGTCTGTGTGAAGGTtacacgttctctccgtgtctgtgtgggtttcctcccacagtccaaagatatgcaggttaagtgaattggctgtgctaaattgcccattgtgtttagggatgtgcaggttaggtgcgttagtcagggataaatgtagagttggttagattagattacttacagtgtggaaacaggcccttcggcccaacaagtccacaccgacccgccgaagcgacaacccacccataccccttacctaacactacgggcaatttagcatggccaattcacctgacccacacatctttggactgtgggaggaaacccacgcagacacggggagaacgtgcaaactccacacagtcagtcgcctgaggcgggaattgaacccaggtccctggcgctgtgaggcagcagtgctaaccactgtgccaccgtgccgccctactgttggtgaacaggtctgggtgggtttactcgtcagagggtcaatgtggacttattggcccaaagggcctgtttccatacagtagggaatctaatcaagtccacactgacccattcccctaccctattttcctatatttaaccctgactaatgcacctaacctgcacatccctgaacacgatgggcaatttagcataactaattcacctgacctctttggattgtgggaggaaaccggaggaaacccattcagacacagggagaacgtacaaactccacacagacaggtgcccaaggctggaattgaacctgggaccctagcgctgagaggcagcaatgctaaccactaagccaccccaCTTGTtaggcagaagggtctgtttccacaatgtagggattctttaCAGACCATGACAGCaccctgtttttgtttgattttcagcGTTTACAGTATTCATTAATATTTCTGGATAGTCCAAAATGCAGTTCTTGGAAgtggtttcttttttaaaaaaaaactagtcatTCATTTTCAATATCTGGTTGTTTACTGACAAGACTGTGATTAATGAGATCAACCACTTCTCAGAGGCTACTGTTTTAGACCAGGTGTGTGTTTATAACTAGATCAGTAAATGAGaagagatttgcatttatatggcactgCTTGTCTCCTAGCTGAGTCAAAATGTTTTTCAACCAGAGAAGGACTTTAAGTGTAATCCCTACTGTAATGTAGGACATGTAGCAATCAATTTTCATACAGCAGGCTCCTTCAAATACTAACGTGGTGATTGTGGTTTTTGGTAATGTTGATCAAGGGATGGGTATTGGCTGGGATACCAGGGTCAGTTCCTGTCTGAAATAGTGACAAAGCCTCCGCCTACAGTAGcgcactccctctgtgctgactGGAGTAGCAGCATCAACCTCTGTGCTGATGGTTTGGAGTAGGACTCGAGCTTGGATCTTTCTGACTTGGAGATGAGAGTGTGGTCGGTTGCTGTCGAGCCAGAATGAGGTGTCAGAGGGTCCTGGCAGTCAGTTTGTGTTTTACGCCGCACCCAGCACAGCATGTTCTCCTTACCTCCCAAGTTTCAAATCCGAGAAGGGTCAGCTTGTTTGCTGGGCTGGGTAGGATGGGATGGTGTCCATGGATGATTTGGGGTAATTCTGTCAGAATAGtgttggattagattccctacagtgtggaaacaagcccttcgacccaaccagtccccacagaccctccgaagagtaacccacccagacccatttccctctgactaatgcacctaacactgtggacaatttggTAAAAactggaaaccagattgtggattagagtggtgctggaaaagcacagtagttcaggcagcatcccaggaggcattctttctccaggcgtcaggtggtgagggagcggcggtgaaggaggcccaggacctcaatGTCCTCCatgagtgggaggggcagttgagatgttgggccacagggcggtgtggttgattggtgcgggtgtcccagagatgttccctaaagcgctctgctaggaggcgtccagtctccccaatgtagaggagaccgcatcgggagcaacgtaataaatgatattagtggatgtgcatgTAAAACTTTGGAtatagaaggctcctttagggccttggatagaggtgagggaggaggaggtgtgggcgcaggttttgcaattcctgcggtggcaggggaaggtaccaggatgggagggtgggttgtagggggggcgtggacctgaccaggtagtcacggagggaatggtctttgcggaaggcagaaaggggtggggagggaaacatatccgtggtggtgggatctttttggaggtggcagaaatgtcggcggatgatttggtttatgcgagaAATACCACAGGTTTAAAATGAGTatagagtggggagggaaatatatccctggtggtggggtctgtttggaggtggcagaaatgtcagcgggTGATACGGTTtttgcaaaggttggtagggtggaaggtgagcaccggggtgttctgtccttgttacggttggaagggtggggtctgagggcggaggtgcgggatgtggacgagatgcgttggagggcatctttaaccatgtggaaagggaaattgcggtctctaaa
It encodes:
- the alkbh2 gene encoding DNA oxidative demethylase ALKBH2 isoform X2 yields the protein MMDKFVIRRPKNCGNSKSEQCEVQKQMDRKAVNDPMAESPRKKLKSRTGESELTELTPSLKEQVLLRDAECSWKQLRAEGLNCDYTKIFTKSEADDIFLQLEKELEYFSGEQTKVQVFGKWHNIPRKQVTYGDLGLTYTYSGVTLAPKPWLPVLEMIRARVTQATGHTFNFVLINRYKDGRDHIGEHRDDEKELEPFSPIASVSFGACRDFILRHRDSRGCRTHTGQKTREISLCSS
- the alkbh2 gene encoding DNA oxidative demethylase ALKBH2 isoform X1 — its product is MMDKFVIRRPKNCGNSKSEQCEVQKQMDRKAVNDPMAESPRKKLKSRTGESELTELTPSLKEQVLLRDAECSWKQLRAEGLNCDYTKIFTKSEADDIFLQLEKELEYFSGEQTKVQVFGKWHNIPRKQVTYGDLGLTYTYSGVTLAPKPWLPVLEMIRARVTQATGHTFNFVLINRYKDGRDHIGEHRDDEKELEPFSPIASVSFGACRDFILRHRDSRGKHATRRLEPVKLLLGHGSLLMMNYPTNIYWYHSLPVRKNVLSPRINLTFRKVLPLAKAD